In Carboxydothermus pertinax, a single genomic region encodes these proteins:
- the rpmH gene encoding 50S ribosomal protein L34: MKRTYQPKNRRRKRVHGFLKRMRTPGGRNVIKRRRLKGRKRLTA, translated from the coding sequence ATGAAAAGGACCTACCAACCAAAAAACCGACGGAGGAAAAGAGTTCATGGTTTTTTAAAGCGGATGCGAACCCCTGGAGGGCGGAATGTTATTAAAAGACGGCGGCTTAAAGGTAGAAAAAGACTTACTGCATAA
- a CDS encoding YidC/Oxa1 family membrane protein insertase has protein sequence MQPLIDAITWVLNNLYLFTKNIGLPSYALAIILLTILIKILLYPLNHAQMKSMKAMQELQPKMQEIQNKYKNDPQKQQQALMELYKEHGVNPMSGCLPLLIQFPILIALYRALYAFKYLNPAHAKFFWIANISHKDPYFILPLLAALTTYVQSKMSMASSNNDPNQKIMLYFMPLMIGWIAMSLPAGLGIYWVVLNIMNIIQQYFVNKSTHTIGERGTK, from the coding sequence TTGCAGCCTTTAATCGATGCTATTACGTGGGTGTTAAATAATTTATATTTGTTTACTAAAAATATTGGGTTACCAAGTTATGCTTTAGCGATTATTTTGCTTACTATTTTAATAAAGATTCTCTTATATCCTTTAAATCACGCTCAAATGAAATCAATGAAGGCGATGCAAGAGTTACAGCCGAAAATGCAGGAAATTCAAAATAAATATAAAAATGACCCGCAAAAACAGCAGCAGGCTTTAATGGAGCTTTACAAAGAACATGGAGTAAACCCGATGTCTGGGTGCCTTCCGTTATTAATTCAATTTCCTATTTTAATTGCTTTATATCGGGCTCTTTATGCGTTTAAATATTTAAATCCGGCTCATGCCAAGTTTTTCTGGATTGCCAATATAAGCCACAAAGACCCGTATTTTATTTTACCGTTACTGGCTGCTCTTACTACTTATGTCCAGAGTAAAATGAGTATGGCTTCAAGTAATAATGATCCCAATCAAAAGATCATGCTGTATTTTATGCCATTAATGATTGGCTGGATTGCCATGTCTTTACCAGCAGGCTTGGGGATTTACTGGGTTGTTTTAAATATCATGAATATTATTCAGCAATATTTTGTTAACAAGAGCACCCATACGATTGGTGAAAGGGGTACCAAGTAG
- the mnmE gene encoding tRNA uridine-5-carboxymethylaminomethyl(34) synthesis GTPase MnmE, which yields MIEDTIAAISTPLGEGGIGIVRVSGPFAIEAVKKIFLPHTEKDLATVRSYTLHYGKIIDPIDETLVDEVLVSVMRAPKSYTGEDVVEVNCHGGVVAVEKVLELILKEGVRLAEPGEFTKRAFLNGRIDLSQAEAVIDIIRAKTEAGLKIAGRQLSGEVREKINTVRQKIINILAHIEVSIDYPEYEFDEISPETASKNLDEIILDIEKLLSSYERGRIFKEGITAVIAGKPNVGKSSLLNALLRKKRAIVTDIPGTTRDVIEDYLNLKGIPVKIVDTAGIRETEDLVEKLGVEKTREYLNQADVTLFVVDVSLGLDENDKKILGLINKEKSLLVLNKIDLVSKGLNIEEYLQKTGIKRFVPFSAKKLTGLETLEDQLYELLIPEQEGISENALISNLRHKNYLEKALHSLYAAKKLVLSGESVDIVAIDLNEALKDLGAITGDTLGEEIINEIFAQFCVGK from the coding sequence ATGATTGAAGATACTATTGCAGCTATTTCTACCCCTTTGGGGGAAGGGGGTATTGGGATTGTACGAGTAAGTGGCCCTTTTGCTATAGAAGCTGTTAAAAAAATATTTTTACCCCATACGGAAAAAGATTTGGCGACGGTAAGAAGCTATACTCTTCATTACGGTAAAATAATTGACCCCATTGATGAAACCCTGGTGGATGAAGTACTGGTTTCGGTTATGCGTGCTCCCAAAAGTTATACTGGTGAAGATGTGGTGGAGGTTAATTGTCACGGTGGAGTTGTCGCGGTGGAAAAGGTTTTAGAACTAATTTTAAAAGAAGGGGTGCGTTTAGCGGAACCCGGTGAATTTACCAAAAGAGCTTTTTTAAATGGACGAATTGACCTTTCCCAGGCTGAAGCGGTAATTGATATTATTCGTGCTAAAACTGAAGCTGGTTTAAAAATTGCTGGACGGCAGCTATCGGGGGAAGTTCGGGAAAAAATAAATACTGTTCGTCAGAAGATTATCAACATCCTTGCTCATATTGAGGTAAGTATAGATTATCCCGAATATGAATTTGATGAGATAAGTCCTGAAACGGCCAGTAAAAATCTTGATGAGATAATTCTTGACATTGAAAAGCTTTTATCTTCTTATGAACGGGGAAGAATATTTAAAGAAGGTATTACTGCCGTTATTGCCGGAAAGCCCAATGTGGGAAAATCTTCTTTATTAAATGCCCTTTTGCGAAAAAAAAGAGCAATTGTTACCGATATTCCCGGAACTACCCGGGATGTTATAGAAGATTATTTAAATTTAAAAGGGATTCCCGTAAAAATAGTCGATACTGCCGGTATCCGGGAAACCGAAGATTTGGTTGAAAAGCTTGGGGTTGAAAAAACCAGGGAATATTTAAATCAAGCGGACGTAACCCTGTTTGTCGTCGATGTAAGCTTAGGCCTTGATGAAAACGATAAAAAAATTTTAGGATTAATCAATAAGGAAAAAAGTTTATTAGTATTAAATAAAATTGATTTGGTAAGCAAGGGGCTAAATATAGAAGAATATTTGCAAAAAACAGGAATTAAAAGATTTGTCCCTTTTTCGGCGAAAAAATTAACTGGTCTTGAAACCCTTGAAGATCAACTTTATGAGCTATTAATTCCGGAGCAAGAGGGGATTTCGGAGAATGCTTTAATATCTAATCTTCGCCATAAAAATTATTTAGAAAAAGCTTTGCACTCTCTGTATGCTGCTAAAAAACTTGTTTTATCTGGTGAGTCGGTAGATATCGTAGCTATTGATTTAAATGAAGCTTTAAAGGATTTAGGAGCGATTACCGGTGATACGCTGGGGGAAGAGATTATCAATGAGATATTTGCCCAATTTTGTGTTGGAAAGTAG
- the recF gene encoding DNA replication/repair protein RecF (All proteins in this family for which functions are known are DNA-binding proteins that assist the filamentation of RecA onto DNA for the initiation of recombination or recombinational repair.) codes for MAQRWLWWQRSGNVFVSRLQLVNFRNYQNQLVSFSPGKVLIYGANGQGKTNLLEAIYYLVIGKSFRGKDSSLIRFGAESFFLGAKITKDGQKITLGIEYSGKGKIFTKNGQKQKGFSYLLGSLKGVLFTPDEPVNFFGSPTNRRKSLDLFLAQTSKTYLLNLIYYNKVLANKNALLKQPGTTENIIDAWDYKLAEYGAEIIKEREKSLRVLNELLTELNDELKFLLGKITIDYKPQGTLEKESFYRFLKQRQGEERIKKFALFGPHRDDFRFYLNDKDLKVFGSQGQKKGVLLLFKLAQAVYMTKILGEKPVLLLDDLYSEFDSEKRRALEGFFLNFSEQVLITATDPGDLKNYDQAVLINDGLVL; via the coding sequence GTGGCCCAGCGCTGGTTGTGGTGGCAGAGGAGCGGTAATGTGTTTGTAAGCCGTCTCCAACTTGTAAATTTTCGTAATTACCAAAACCAGCTTGTTTCCTTTTCTCCTGGAAAAGTTTTAATATACGGGGCCAACGGTCAGGGCAAAACAAATCTTTTAGAAGCCATTTATTACTTAGTTATAGGAAAATCCTTTCGGGGAAAAGACAGTTCGTTAATCCGCTTTGGAGCCGAAAGCTTTTTTTTAGGAGCCAAAATAACAAAAGACGGTCAGAAGATTACCCTTGGTATTGAATACTCGGGGAAAGGTAAAATTTTTACCAAAAATGGCCAGAAACAAAAAGGTTTTAGCTACCTTCTGGGTAGTTTAAAAGGAGTTTTATTTACTCCCGATGAGCCAGTAAATTTTTTTGGTTCTCCGACTAATAGAAGAAAGTCTCTGGATCTTTTTTTAGCTCAGACCAGCAAAACCTATCTTTTAAACCTTATCTATTACAACAAAGTTTTAGCTAACAAAAACGCGCTCTTAAAACAGCCCGGTACTACCGAAAATATTATTGATGCCTGGGATTATAAACTTGCGGAATACGGTGCGGAAATAATCAAGGAACGGGAAAAAAGTTTAAGGGTTTTAAATGAACTTTTAACTGAATTAAATGATGAACTAAAGTTTTTATTGGGGAAAATTACTATTGATTATAAACCTCAAGGGACTTTAGAAAAGGAAAGCTTTTACCGGTTTTTAAAGCAAAGACAAGGGGAAGAAAGGATAAAAAAGTTTGCTTTGTTTGGACCTCACCGGGACGATTTTAGATTTTACCTAAATGACAAAGATTTAAAAGTTTTTGGCTCCCAAGGGCAAAAAAAAGGAGTTCTTCTTTTATTTAAACTTGCCCAGGCCGTCTATATGACTAAAATTTTAGGTGAAAAACCGGTTTTACTTTTAGATGATTTATACAGTGAATTTGATAGCGAAAAAAGAAGAGCTTTAGAAGGTTTTTTCTTAAACTTCAGCGAACAAGTATTAATAACTGCCACTGATCCTGGTGATTTAAAAAATTATGATCAGGCAGTCTTAATTAACGACGGATTAGTACTTTAG
- the remB gene encoding extracellular matrix regulator RemB, with protein MFLHLGSDVVVPGKEVIGIFDLETVPEKVSLKLLNNISFRFPIEKIGGEPYKSLVLTNNKIYLTPISSLTLKKRWDNLELFYEEEDHR; from the coding sequence ATGTTTTTACATTTGGGAAGCGATGTGGTGGTGCCGGGAAAAGAAGTAATTGGAATTTTTGACTTAGAAACCGTCCCAGAAAAAGTTTCTTTGAAACTTTTAAATAATATTTCCTTTAGATTCCCAATAGAAAAAATTGGTGGAGAGCCTTATAAATCTTTAGTTTTAACTAATAACAAAATTTACCTAACTCCAATTTCATCCCTTACCTTAAAAAAACGGTGGGATAATTTAGAGCTATTTTATGAAGAAGAAGACCACCGGTAA
- the dnaN gene encoding DNA polymerase III subunit beta — MKFQCPTAILSENISLAQKAVSIKSPFPVLTGILFTADETTNTITLASTDLQMSIETSFPAEVIESGSAVLSSKFLGDIIKKLPETNLMLEYLPAEGKCVIRYGSSELAVATYRPDEFPKNEEIIDGESFYISGEEFSTYIKQVLFATGTDESRPVFTGVLFEIVGQELRLVASDTHRLAFRKAFIKREDPGKNINVIIPSRTLHEAVRIFGMNEEILIRISEGQVEFRGNGVKLTSRLIEGQFPNYQQVIPTTFKSNLLINKKYFLDSLERAVLLPRDKDKTPVAKFYLEKERMIMTSQSESGSIREEIPISLDGEEFTVAFNTRYLIDVLRVLENEEIYLSLTGPLNPGVVKPVGDENYLCLVLPVRPS, encoded by the coding sequence ATGAAATTTCAGTGCCCAACAGCTATACTTTCAGAAAATATTTCCCTTGCTCAAAAAGCCGTCTCCATAAAAAGCCCGTTTCCAGTTTTAACCGGAATTTTATTTACCGCCGATGAAACGACAAATACTATTACCCTTGCTTCTACAGATCTGCAAATGTCAATTGAAACCTCGTTTCCGGCGGAAGTGATTGAATCGGGAAGTGCAGTATTATCATCAAAATTTCTTGGGGATATCATCAAAAAGCTTCCCGAAACAAATTTAATGCTGGAATACCTTCCGGCGGAAGGGAAATGTGTGATAAGATACGGTTCTTCCGAACTTGCCGTTGCCACTTATCGACCGGACGAATTTCCAAAAAATGAAGAAATAATTGATGGGGAAAGTTTTTATATTAGTGGTGAAGAATTTTCCACCTACATAAAACAGGTATTATTTGCCACGGGCACTGATGAATCAAGACCTGTATTTACTGGAGTTTTGTTTGAAATAGTAGGACAAGAACTACGGTTAGTAGCCAGTGATACCCACCGTCTGGCCTTTAGAAAAGCTTTTATTAAAAGAGAAGATCCTGGAAAAAATATTAATGTAATTATTCCAAGCCGAACACTACACGAAGCGGTCAGGATTTTTGGCATGAATGAAGAAATTTTAATACGGATAAGTGAAGGGCAAGTAGAATTTAGAGGAAACGGAGTAAAGCTTACCTCTCGCTTAATTGAAGGACAGTTTCCCAACTACCAGCAGGTGATTCCAACTACCTTTAAATCAAATTTATTAATAAACAAAAAATATTTTTTAGATTCCCTAGAAAGGGCCGTGCTGCTTCCCCGAGATAAAGACAAAACTCCGGTAGCAAAATTTTATTTAGAAAAAGAGCGTATGATAATGACAAGTCAATCGGAGTCGGGTTCAATCCGCGAAGAAATACCGATTTCTTTGGATGGAGAAGAGTTCACAGTGGCTTTTAACACCAGGTATCTTATAGATGTTTTACGGGTTTTAGAAAATGAAGAAATATACCTAAGTCTTACCGGTCCTTTAAATCCTGGAGTAGTAAAGCCGGTAGGAGATGAAAACTATCTTTGCCTAGTATTGCCAGTAAGGCCTTCTTAG
- the yidD gene encoding membrane protein insertion efficiency factor YidD, with amino-acid sequence MRKVFLILIRIYQKFISPMLGNNCRYYPTCSQYTYEAIERYGVIYGSYLGTKRVLRCHPFSPGGYDPVPEKKPRR; translated from the coding sequence ATGCGGAAGGTTTTTTTAATCCTAATCCGGATTTACCAAAAGTTTATTTCACCTATGCTAGGTAATAATTGTCGTTATTATCCAACGTGTTCTCAGTATACTTATGAAGCTATTGAACGTTACGGTGTAATATACGGCAGTTATCTTGGGACAAAACGAGTCTTGCGTTGCCACCCCTTTAGTCCCGGAGGTTATGACCCGGTACCGGAGAAAAAGCCAAGGAGGTAA
- the dnaA gene encoding chromosomal replication initiator protein DnaA, whose amino-acid sequence MKNPVEELWEQVMEALKNHVNKPSWDMWIKSIRPLGFLENTILVEVPNKFAKEWLEEHYSSLIKHILKLITNEDINFKLVVPNESTLEENEAKITKKKNSPKKQSKFFEEGIFFTLNPKYTFETFVVGNSNRFAHAACLAVAESPAEAYNPLFIYGGVGLGKTHLMHAIGHYILKNKPEMKVAYVTTEKFTNDLINSIKDDTTEEFRNKYRSIDILLIDDIQFLEKKERTQEEFFHTFNALYEANKQIVISSDRTPKELSTLEDRLRSRFEWGLITDIQPPDLETRIAILRKKAQLDNLNVSDDVLNFIANEIVSNIRELEGALIRVVAYAGLHGEPITVDLAAKALKDLLPSNHVKPITIPLIQQVVANFYGLTVEDLKAKKRTKSVAFPRQVAMYLCRELTEASLPKIGEEFGGRDHTTVIHAHEKIQHDLQVDPNLKTVIKQLTEQIHKT is encoded by the coding sequence TTGAAAAATCCAGTTGAAGAACTATGGGAACAGGTAATGGAAGCTCTTAAAAATCACGTCAATAAACCAAGCTGGGATATGTGGATCAAAAGCATCAGGCCTTTAGGTTTTCTTGAAAACACCATTTTAGTAGAAGTTCCCAATAAATTTGCTAAAGAGTGGTTAGAAGAACACTACTCCAGCTTAATTAAGCATATTTTAAAATTAATCACCAATGAAGATATTAATTTTAAACTGGTAGTACCCAATGAATCGACACTGGAAGAAAACGAAGCAAAAATAACAAAAAAGAAAAATTCCCCAAAAAAACAAAGTAAGTTTTTCGAAGAGGGAATCTTTTTTACACTAAATCCCAAATATACTTTTGAAACCTTTGTGGTAGGAAACTCCAACCGCTTTGCCCATGCAGCCTGTCTTGCCGTAGCCGAATCTCCTGCTGAGGCGTATAATCCACTTTTTATTTACGGCGGTGTAGGACTTGGCAAAACCCATTTAATGCATGCCATCGGCCATTATATTTTGAAAAATAAACCGGAGATGAAAGTAGCGTACGTTACAACCGAAAAATTTACCAACGATTTAATAAACTCGATAAAAGATGATACTACCGAAGAATTTAGAAATAAGTACCGCAGTATCGATATTTTACTGATAGATGATATTCAATTTTTAGAGAAAAAAGAACGTACCCAGGAAGAGTTTTTCCACACCTTTAATGCTCTGTACGAAGCCAATAAACAAATCGTTATCTCCAGCGACCGGACTCCTAAAGAGCTTTCTACTTTAGAAGATAGGTTAAGGTCGCGGTTTGAATGGGGGCTCATTACCGATATCCAGCCGCCGGACCTGGAAACAAGAATTGCAATTCTTCGTAAAAAAGCTCAACTGGACAACTTAAATGTAAGCGATGATGTCCTAAATTTCATAGCTAACGAAATCGTTTCCAACATCCGAGAGTTAGAAGGTGCTTTAATTCGAGTTGTAGCTTACGCTGGATTGCATGGAGAACCAATAACGGTTGACTTAGCTGCCAAAGCTTTAAAAGATCTTTTACCCTCCAATCATGTAAAACCTATTACTATTCCATTAATTCAGCAAGTGGTAGCTAATTTCTATGGACTTACCGTTGAAGACTTAAAAGCCAAAAAGAGAACCAAATCGGTTGCCTTCCCTCGTCAAGTGGCAATGTATTTATGCCGGGAGCTTACCGAAGCATCGTTACCAAAAATAGGGGAAGAATTCGGAGGTCGCGACCATACCACGGTAATTCATGCTCATGAAAAAATCCAGCACGACCTTCAGGTAGATCCCAACTTAAAAACAGTAATTAAGCAGCTCACAGAACAAATCCACAAGACATAA
- a CDS encoding RNA-binding S4 domain-containing protein, whose protein sequence is MEKIIIYTEYIELDSLLKWANIAMTGGEAKEMIRKGLVLINGVVETRRKKKIYPGDRVEIAGGPALVVVAEER, encoded by the coding sequence ATGGAGAAAATCATAATTTATACCGAATATATCGAACTAGACTCCCTTTTAAAGTGGGCAAATATTGCCATGACCGGCGGAGAAGCCAAAGAGATGATTAGAAAAGGTCTTGTCCTGATAAATGGCGTGGTTGAAACCCGGCGCAAGAAAAAGATTTATCCGGGCGATCGGGTGGAAATAGCCGGTGGCCCAGCGCTGGTTGTGGTGGCAGAGGAGCGGTAA
- the gyrB gene encoding DNA topoisomerase (ATP-hydrolyzing) subunit B — protein sequence MGLEKNGVKYSAEEIQVLKGLEGVRKRPAMYIGSTNEKGLHHLVYEVVDNSIDEALAGYCDRIEVIIHKDDSITVADNGRGIPVDIHPEVGKPAVEVVLTMLHAGGKFGGGGYKVSGGLHGVGVSVVNALSEWLEVRIKRDGNLYYQKFSRGEPITELKIIGKSKSTGTIITFKPDAEIFETVEFNYDTLAKRLLELSYLNKNVKIILKDERINKEEIFEHSGGIKDYLKYLNKNKEPLHKIIYFEKEKDEVVVEVALQYCNSFSENILSFTNNINTTEGGTHEIGFKTALTRVINDYAKKYNLIKENNLSLQGEDIREGLTAIISVKVPDPQFEGQTKTKLVNTEVRSIVDSIVSDYLSTYLEENPAVGKKLIENAVRAARAREAARKARELARRKTALESNTLPGKLADCSEKDPSLCELYLVEGDSAGGSAKQGRDRRFQAILPLRGKILNVEKSRLDKILANEEIRAMITALGTGVDKDFDIEKARYHRLIIMTDADVDGAHIRTLLLTFFYRYLRPLIENGYVYIAQPPLYKVKKGKLEKYLYSDDELERYLNEIGREGVTIQRYKGLGEMDPEQLWETTMNPETRTILQVKMEEVAKADEIFSILMGDKVEPRREFIEKNAKLVRNLDI from the coding sequence ATGGGATTAGAAAAGAATGGGGTTAAATACAGTGCTGAAGAAATCCAAGTCTTAAAAGGCTTAGAAGGCGTAAGAAAACGGCCGGCAATGTACATTGGCAGTACTAACGAAAAGGGTTTACACCACTTAGTTTACGAAGTAGTGGATAATTCTATTGATGAAGCTTTAGCAGGTTACTGTGACCGTATAGAAGTAATCATTCATAAAGATGATAGCATTACTGTTGCGGATAATGGTAGGGGTATTCCTGTGGATATCCACCCGGAAGTGGGTAAGCCCGCGGTAGAGGTAGTATTGACCATGCTTCACGCCGGAGGAAAATTTGGCGGTGGAGGGTATAAAGTTTCCGGAGGATTACACGGCGTCGGGGTATCGGTAGTAAACGCCCTTTCCGAGTGGCTTGAAGTTAGGATAAAGAGAGATGGTAACCTTTATTACCAAAAATTTTCCAGAGGCGAGCCGATTACGGAATTGAAAATTATTGGCAAAAGTAAGTCTACCGGAACAATTATTACTTTTAAACCCGATGCCGAAATCTTTGAAACGGTGGAATTTAACTACGATACGTTAGCGAAAAGGCTTTTGGAACTTTCTTATTTAAATAAAAACGTCAAAATAATTTTAAAAGATGAGAGGATTAATAAAGAAGAAATTTTTGAGCATTCGGGCGGTATAAAGGATTACTTAAAATATTTAAATAAAAATAAAGAGCCTCTTCACAAAATTATCTATTTTGAAAAAGAAAAAGACGAAGTAGTTGTGGAAGTGGCCCTGCAATACTGCAACTCTTTTTCGGAAAATATCCTGTCCTTTACCAACAACATCAACACTACCGAAGGTGGAACCCACGAGATTGGCTTTAAAACAGCCCTTACCCGGGTGATAAACGATTATGCGAAAAAATACAACTTAATTAAAGAAAACAACCTCTCCCTCCAGGGGGAAGACATCAGGGAAGGATTAACGGCGATTATCAGCGTAAAAGTACCGGATCCTCAATTTGAAGGTCAGACAAAAACAAAGCTGGTAAATACGGAAGTTCGCAGCATTGTCGATAGTATTGTTTCCGATTACCTTTCCACTTACCTGGAAGAAAATCCTGCTGTAGGAAAGAAGTTAATTGAAAATGCAGTCCGGGCAGCCCGGGCCCGGGAAGCGGCAAGAAAAGCCCGGGAGCTTGCCCGCAGGAAAACTGCCCTGGAATCCAACACCCTTCCCGGGAAACTCGCCGATTGCTCGGAAAAGGATCCTTCCCTCTGCGAGCTTTATTTGGTAGAGGGGGATTCAGCGGGAGGTTCGGCCAAGCAGGGAAGGGACCGAAGATTTCAGGCCATCTTGCCGCTTAGAGGTAAGATTTTAAATGTCGAAAAATCTCGGCTCGATAAAATCCTGGCTAATGAAGAAATAAGGGCTATGATTACCGCTTTAGGTACTGGGGTTGATAAAGATTTTGATATTGAAAAAGCCCGATACCACCGGTTAATTATCATGACCGATGCCGATGTCGACGGGGCCCATATTAGAACCCTTCTTTTAACCTTTTTTTACCGGTACTTAAGACCGTTAATAGAAAACGGTTACGTTTATATAGCCCAACCTCCCCTTTATAAAGTAAAAAAAGGGAAGTTAGAAAAGTACCTGTACAGTGACGATGAACTGGAAAGGTATTTAAACGAGATAGGCCGGGAAGGCGTTACCATTCAAAGATACAAAGGTCTTGGGGAAATGGACCCCGAACAGCTCTGGGAAACTACTATGAATCCTGAAACCCGGACTATTCTTCAGGTAAAGATGGAAGAAGTGGCTAAGGCCGATGAAATATTTTCAATTTTAATGGGGGATAAAGTAGAACCTCGTAGGGAATTTATAGAAAAAAATGCTAAACTCGTACGAAATCTTGATATTTAA
- the jag gene encoding RNA-binding cell elongation regulator Jag/EloR codes for MREIEVTGKTVEEAINLGIKKLGVNRADVEIEILEQPTKGILGIFGQKPAKVKLTVKSKVVEKAKKFLDEVINSMGVKVSFEVFPREEHILINLYGNDVGVLIGHRGETLDALQFLTNLAANKKEEQPQRIVLDAQGYRERREKTLIRLAEKVAEKVKQKGRPFALEPMTPQERRIIHTALQNHEGVYTYSEGEEPNRKVIIAPKR; via the coding sequence ATGCGGGAGATTGAGGTTACCGGCAAAACTGTGGAAGAGGCAATAAATCTTGGTATAAAAAAATTAGGAGTAAATCGAGCGGATGTGGAAATTGAGATTTTAGAGCAGCCTACTAAAGGTATATTGGGAATTTTTGGCCAAAAGCCTGCGAAGGTAAAGCTTACCGTTAAAAGTAAGGTTGTTGAAAAAGCAAAGAAGTTCTTAGATGAAGTTATTAATTCCATGGGAGTAAAGGTGAGTTTTGAAGTATTTCCCCGGGAAGAGCATATTTTAATTAATCTTTATGGAAACGATGTAGGGGTATTAATTGGACACCGGGGAGAAACTTTAGATGCTTTGCAGTTCTTAACCAATTTAGCTGCTAATAAAAAGGAAGAACAACCCCAGAGGATTGTTTTAGATGCTCAGGGCTATCGGGAACGCCGGGAAAAAACTTTAATTAGACTTGCAGAAAAAGTAGCGGAAAAAGTTAAACAAAAAGGTCGTCCTTTTGCCTTAGAACCGATGACACCTCAAGAACGCCGGATCATTCACACTGCTCTTCAAAATCATGAAGGAGTTTATACATACAGTGAAGGGGAAGAACCCAATCGGAAAGTTATTATAGCACCCAAGAGATAG
- the rnpA gene encoding ribonuclease P protein component, protein MNKCQFLTKNQQYRKVYQNGKSLASRYFILYYLKKEEADQTPSFGFSVSKKIGKAVVRNRLRRRLKEAVKKICPEFLPGYDYVIIPRVSFKNDEFSVILEQLLYIIKLMKRAV, encoded by the coding sequence ATGAATAAATGCCAATTTCTAACCAAAAATCAACAATACCGAAAAGTTTACCAAAACGGTAAGTCTCTCGCATCCCGTTATTTTATTCTTTATTACTTAAAGAAAGAGGAGGCAGATCAAACACCTTCTTTTGGCTTTTCGGTAAGTAAAAAAATAGGAAAAGCGGTAGTAAGAAACCGCTTGCGCCGGAGGTTAAAAGAAGCGGTAAAAAAAATTTGCCCTGAATTTTTGCCTGGATATGATTATGTTATTATACCGCGGGTGTCGTTTAAAAATGATGAATTTTCTGTGATTTTAGAGCAACTTTTATATATAATTAAATTAATGAAGCGGGCGGTTTAA